The Coccidioides posadasii str. Silveira chromosome 3, complete sequence genome contains a region encoding:
- a CDS encoding uncharacterized protein (EggNog:ENOG410PHVI~COG:S): MTPAKEETPAQHDLGEPAAAASATTAPPTAAAAAAAAAAAASSPESLSSLSECESVAPPAHFSTHIAPTSHPDDSRPSEQLLSSSLPSKTAATPTAASTAAMTTTTNASSKKKDAPATSTDTSHIPDDQHQPQQSAKPKRSRKRKDEDPAKEGAHVKPRRQRNAAGTKGGGAKADKSAGANPSAGAAPSTTTSSRKKQKLDHPPHVKPAPAPAPRQSKITDLVDPSPAPPPQHVSAPQSPQPQPQPQSQSQSQSQSQSQQQQQQYQHPAAAPPPPPSNASRSTSILNTQSGSYESSPHYHSLPPQSTSTSFSAPPPPPQQQQQQQQQQRISGQHYDPVRSSIESYSPASAPASTTPPIVSGSSTMQRSNTFGTPPPPPSNTTPPRNMFRASASPAISSIIDPPEPVAAPSSFPSTPAMGVNQQQSSSSRPSSDKLKQAEQRSQGPARLQELVPMDIDKEATSTSSTIQRPPTPTKKDRPTGSSNGPASRAQSPKPSRSKEAPPLPSGSGLLTSAVFGLDVSSSTPAAKTVPNIILHVPLKGQNNVVINFARLAEEQYGFDALHPRIAAQRERRARLAAASAVLEKNEKNARGESGAEDDLSLDVDRDSDVDGDIVMSGMGGGPTSDAAKDEAAPGEGKKRRRKMEDYDRDDPFVDDSELIWEEQAAACKDGFFVYSGPLVPEGEKPSVERADGTVKRGRGRAARTTASGEGKTTTSSRAKKDKDAAGNKDKDSKDKDGDGEVKEKPKASRAGTGTTRKPRMTKADRALMEKEKAEREKMGMGLAGKNSVTAGGK, encoded by the exons ATGACCCCCGCGAAAGAAGAGACTCCAGCCCAGCATGATCTAGGAGAGCCTGCTGCCGCTGCTTCTGCCACCACTGCCCCTCCCactgccgccgccgccgctgctgctgctgctgctgccgcGTCGTCTCCGGAATCCCTCAGCTCGCTATCTGAATGCGAAAGCGTCGCGCCACCCGCCCACTTCAGCACGCACATCGCCCCGACCTCGCACCCCGACGACAGCAGACCGTCGGAGCAGctcctctcctcctctcTCCCCAGCAAGACCGCCGCCACTCCCACTGCCGCTTCCACTGCAgcgatgacgacgacgacaaacgcgagcagcaagaagaaggaCGCACCAGCCACAAGTACAGACACGAGCCACATCCCCGACGACCAGCACCAGCCACAGCAATCCGCCAAGCCTAAGCGATCCCGAAAGAGGAAGGATGAGGATCCCGCCAAGGAGGGAGCTCACGTGAAGCCTCGCCGCCAGCGGAATGCCGCCGGCACAAAGGGCGGCGGAGCGAAGGCGGACAAGTCGGCGGGTGCCAATCCCTCCGCCGGCGCTGCAccctccaccaccacctcctcccgcaagaagcagaagctgGACCACCCGCCCCACGTGAAGCCCGCTCCCGCTCCCGCCCCGCGCCAGTCCAAGATCACCGACCTCGTAGATCCCTCCCCTGCTCCTCCACCTCAACATGTCTCCGCGCCGCAGTCTCCCCAACCCCAGCCCCAACCTcaatcccaatcccaatcccaatctcaatcccaatcccagcagcagcagcaacagtaCCAACACCCCGCCGCTGctcctccgcctccgccgTCCAATGCCTCTCGTTCGACCTCTATCCTGAATACACAGAGTGGAAGCTATGAATCCAGTCCGCACTACCACTCCCTCCCGCCGCAGTCCACCTCCACATCATTCTCCGCACCGCCTCCGCCACcacagcaacaacagcaacaacagcaacagcagcgCATTAGTGGCCAGCATTATGACCCCGTTCGCTCGTCGATCGAGAGCTACTCTCCTGCATCAGCTCCAGCCTCTACAACCCCGCCAATCGTCAGCGGTTCGTCTACAATGCAAAGGAGCAACACTTTCGGCActccacctcctccacccTCCAACACAACCCCTCCGCGCAACATGTTCCGTGCCAGCGCCTCTCCCGCTATCTCCAGCATCATTGACCCCCCTGAGCCCGTTGCCGCTCCTTCATCCTTCCCGTCCACGCCAGCAATGGGAGTCAACCAACAACAGAGCTCATCATCTCGACCCAGTAGTGACAAGCTGAAGCAGGCCGAACAACGCTCACAAGGCCCTGCGAGGCTTCAGGAGCTCGTTCCCATGGACATCGATAAAGAAGCCACGTCTACCTCGTCAACAATCCAAAGACCGCCAACTCCTACAAAGAAAGACAGACCCACAGGCAGTTCCAATGGCCCCGCATCTCGTGCGCAGTCGCCGAAACCATCCCGTTCGAAGGAAGCACCGCCTCTCCCGTCGGGCTCAGGCCTACTCACCAGCGCCGTATTCGGCCTCGACGTCAGCTCCTCCACACCCGCCGCGAAAACCGTACCCAACATCATCCTTCACGTTCCGTTAAAAGGCCAGAACAACgtggtcatcaattttgcACGGCTGGCCGAAGAGCAATACGGCTTCGACGCCCTGCATCCCCGCATCGCGGCCCAGAGAGAGCGGCGGGCGCGCCTGGCCGCTGCGAGCGCCGTGCTGGAGAAGAACGAGAAGAACGCCAGAGGTGAAAGTGGAGCGGAAGACGATCTTAGTCTCGACGTGGATCGGGATAGTGACGTTGATGGGGACATCGTCATGTCCGGGATGGGGGGAGGCCCGACGAGCGATGCTGCTAAAGACGAGGCTGCGCCCGGCGAGGGAAAGAAGCGCCGTAGGAAGATGGAGGATTACGATCGAGATGATCCGTTCGTGGATGATAGCGAGCTGATCTGGGAAGAGCAGGCTGCGGCGTGCAAGGATGGGTTCTTTGTGTATAGTGGGCCGTTGGTGCCGGAGGGAGAGAAGCCCAGTGTTGAAAG GGCCGATGGAACTGTGAAGCGCGGTCGTGGGCGTGCTGCGCGTACCACGGCAAGTGGAGAAGGCAAGACAACCACCTCCTCCCGGGCCAAGAAGGACAAGGACGCTGCTGGGAATAAAGATAAGGATTCCAAAGACAAGGATGGCGATGGAGAAGTGAAAGAGAAGCCCAAGGCCTCGCGTGCCGGTACGGGGACGACGAGAAAGCCGAGAATGACGAAGGCTGACAGGGCGCTgatggagaaggagaaagcggagagagagaagatggGCATGGGACTGGCTGGCAAGAACAGTGTTACTGCTGGTGGGAAGTGA
- a CDS encoding uncharacterized protein (EggNog:ENOG410PI3M~COG:K~BUSCO:9813at33183), whose protein sequence is MAVRGERFTIDLSDDDDDDDCQHPVPDLHNFVADIRERDSSTPPTPPQLASSTGTGFPSHRKRTRPSAFKRQRASENTTPPSTRQTVPQDEKKSIDEENRRRLASMSTAEIERERAELMSALSPSLIERLLKRANIEDGGNEANANSKSTGEQYRQDRHPDDNPSNSVSFDIPPESDQQSSSASAPQAPTSVDDIPPGHPPKDLFPASQPPLGPIHFPRPPQPRGSPMPDLDPSSPSFLADLQTHYFPDTPHDPSSLSWLKPSSPDDAPTSAYHPDSTATSLAPASLRFSLSGALLAPKTSLSLPTTLGLHHHAKDSEAAGYTVPELAILSRSSVPAQRCLAWQVLGRLLYRLGKGEFGEKGSSLVEGLWSVIEREKVVAGMLNEAGGGVDADRTASAGVGGIGRHASARAWATEGVWLWRQGGGGDRGLLRDGEIRSK, encoded by the coding sequence ATGGCTGTCCGCGGTGAGAGGTTCACCATCGACCTGTccgacgatgacgacgacgatgattgCCAACACCCCGTCCCTGACCTCCACAATTTCGTCGCCGACATCAGGGAACGCGACTCCTCCAcccctcccactcctccaCAGCTGGCTTCATCGACCGGCACCGGCTTCCCTTCGCACCGAAAGCGAACGAGACCCTCCGCTTTCAAGCGCCAGAGAGCCTCAGAAAACACCACTCCGCCGTCTACACGTCAGACAGTCCCCCAAGATGAAAAGAAGTCCATCGACGAGGAGAACAGACGGCGACTGGCCTCGATGTCTACGGCTGAGATCGAAAGAGAACGCGCCGAGTTGATGTCTGCCCTCTCTCCGTCCCTCATCGAGCGCCTACTGAAGAGAGCCAACATCGAGGATGGAGGGAACGAGGCGAATGCCAATTCCAAATCTACAGGAGAACAATACAGACAGGACCGACACCCAGACGACAATCCGTCAAACTCCGTCTCCTTCGATATCCCCCCCGAATCAGACCAACAAAGCAGCTCCGCATCCGCACCCCAAGCACCAACCTCTGTCGACGACATACCACCCGGCCACCCGCCAAAGGACCTCTTTCCCGCCTCCCAACCCCCGTTAGGCCCCATCCACTTCCCCAGACCTCCACAACCGCGGGGATCTCCCATGCCAGACCTCGATCCCTCATCGCCGTCATTCCTCGCCGACCTACAGACCCATTACTTTCCAGACACACCCCACGACCCGTCTTCCCTCTCCTGGTTAAAGCCATCCTCCCCCGACGACGCACCTACCTCCGCCTACCACCCAGACAGCACCGCGACATCTCTCGCCCCGGCATCCCTCCGCTTCTCACTCTCCGGCGCCCTCCTAGCCCCCAAAACCTCGCTCTCCCTCCCCACCACCCTCGGCCTCCATCACCACGCCAAAGACTCCGAGGCAGCCGGATACACGGTCCCCGAACTCGCCATCCTCTCGCGCTCGTCGGTGCCGGCGCAGCGCTGTCTGGCCTGGCAGGTCCTCGGCCGCCTGCTGTACCGCCTGGGAAAGGGTGAATTTGGGGAGAAAGGGAGTAGTCTCGTAGAAGGGCTGTGGAGCGTTATTGAGCGCGAGAAGGTGGTGGCAGGGATGCTGAACGAGGCCGGTGGCGGGGTGGATGCGGATAGAACGGCGTCAGCTGGCGTTGGTGGCATCGGCAGACATGCAAGTGCGCGGGCGTGGGCGACGGAGGGCGTGTGGTTGTGGCGGcagggaggaggaggagatcGCGGGCTGCTGAGAGATGGAGAGATACGGTCAAAGTAA
- a CDS encoding uncharacterized protein (EggNog:ENOG410PG69~COG:I), which produces MPRFLPNRSSFTTHSTIRLLWESLNLPLSALSSISLQPESPPNDRFLPSSYKLDHLAQACIALPTLAAALLHSARSHTQNSSSSSNINVDSSNKVPTVTISARAAALSFVSERVYTLSSRPPPSSWGAISGLYRARDGGYVRIHGSFVNHRRALASILGVPVSDSGEVNREDVARAIGDRWDAEELERVALGGDAVVVKLRGPGEEWEGWPVSEKVVGVKRYAVPEEGEGADLEIRGHFGRYTGSSVGCGRRPLQGLRVLELSRVIAAPVAGRTLAALGADVLWVTAPHLPDLPALDIDLGRGKRSIQLDFRREEDRLKLLDLVRDADVFLQSYRPGSLEKYGLGPKDLAAVNPGIVYANLSAYAEPNDELNQNNPWATFRGFDSLVQTCSGMNVSEAEHFAAASTSPGEKNVPSVPSRVLPCQALDHGAGYLFASGILAAIYHRDFVPDGFGAYKVDVSLAGVMKYLQSLGQYDGASGFQVADPVPQQYPLGPKQGQKTGWAEDLWETKQSGFGDLRAVKYPGSIDGCEVGWDVMPKKLGSDEPEWLD; this is translated from the coding sequence ATGCCTCGATTTCTCCCCAACCGCTCCTCTTTCACCACCCACTCCACCATCCGCCTCCTCTGGGAATCCCTCAACCTCCCTCTCTCAGCCCTCTCATCCATATCTCTCCAGCCAGAAAGCCCTCCAAACGACCGCTTCCTTCCATCCTCCTACAAACTCGACCACCTCGCCCAGGCCTGCATCGCCCTGCCCACGCTGGCCGCCGCACTCCTCCACTCTGCCCGTTCCCACACACAAAATAGCTCCTCCAGCAGTAACATTAATGTCGATAGCAGCAATAAAGTGCCCACCGTAACCATCTCCGCGCGCGCCGCCGCCCTCTCCTTTGTCTCCGAACGTGTGTACACTCTATCATCCCGCCCGCCACCGTCGTCATGGGGTGCTATCTCCGGGCTATACCGCGCCCGCGACGGGGGCTATGTGAGGATCCATGGCTCGTTCGTCAACCATCGGCGTGCCTTGGCGAGCATACTAGGTGTGCCTGTATCTGATAGCGGGGAAGTGAACCGCGAAGACGTTGCGAGGGCGATCGGGGACCGGTGGGATGCTGAGGAGCTGGAGAGGGTGGCGTTAGGCGGGGATGCGGTGGTGGTCAAGCTGAGGGGACCCGGGGAGGAGTGGGAAGGGTGGCCGGTGAGCGAGAAGGTTGTCGGCGTCAAGAGGTATGCGGTCCCTGAAGAGGGGGAAGGGGCAGATTTGGAGATTAGAGGTCATTTTGGGAGATATACGGGCTCCTCCGTTGGTTGTGGAAGGAGGCCGTTGCAGGGACTGCGGGTGCTGGAATTGAGCCGGGTGATCGCTGCTCCTGTCGCGGGACGCACGCTGGCTGCTCTCGGTGCTGATGTGCTGTGGGTTACGGCGCCGCATCTGCCAGATCTACCAGCTCTGGATATCGATCTGGGTCGGGGCAAAAGGAGTATCCAGCTAGATTTCCGTCGGGAAGAGGATAGGCTGAAGCTCCTCGACCTCGTCCGTGATGCAGACGTGTTTCTTCAGAGCTATCGACCGGGCAGCCTGGAGAAATACGGCCTGGGACCGAAAGACCTCGCTGCCGTGAACCCGGGAATCGTATACGCAAATCTGTCGGCCTACGCGGAACCCAACGACGAACTCAACCAGAATAACCCCTGGGCGACGTTCAGAGGGTTCGACTCCCTGGTGCAGACCTGTTCGGGCATGAACGTCTCCGAGGCAGAGCACTTCGCCGCTGCTTCGACCTCACCCGGCGAAAAGAATGTCCCCAGTGTGCCTTCGCGGGTGCTTCCCTGCCAGGCTCTCGATCACGGAGCAGGATATCTCTTTGCCTCGGGCATTCTCGCCGCTATATACCACCGGGATTTTGTCCCCGACGGATTTGGTGCGTACAAGGTTGACGTTTCTCTTGCCGGCGTCATGAAGTATCTCCAGTCCCTTGGACAGTACGACGGCGCGTCGGGATTCCAAGTAGCAGACCCAGTGCCGCAGCAGTATCCTctggggccaaaacaaggACAGAAGACTGGCTGGGCTGAGGATCTGTGGGAGACCAAGCAGAGTGGCTTTGGTGACCTAAGAGCCGTGAAGTATCCCGGCTCAATCGACGGCTGCGAGGTAGGCTGGGATGTGATGCCGAAGAAACTAGGCAGCGATGAGCCGGAATGGCTAGATTAA
- the DTR1_1 gene encoding Dityrosine transporter 1 (EggNog:ENOG410PGPR~COG:G~TransMembrane:6 (i36-60o72-92i119-137o143-165i177-199o205-231i)), whose amino-acid sequence MPRLQTKCVVDQQQFPRPPRPTVKTFIRLLRYPPHFIVSVNGALSFAGLYAIYVTFPAVWEQDYGYSSSEVGYLYLVPGISLLIASVCTGRFSDYRRAKLLAAARQSGKTVVPEQRISLQIYGFIITAAGKAMYGWFTRHHIHASAGLVGSGIAAVGTAIVFVTSTSFQTECDPSQAASLVALAGLVRNIAAAIAAVIVEKIVVQIGYGWCFTGLAVLDALCVAGVLVIIWKGQLFRERRQRSMENRT is encoded by the exons ATGCCACGCCTTCAGACAAAGTGCGTCGTGGATCAGCAACAGTTTCCCAGACCACCACGACCCACCGTAAAGACATTCATCCGCTTGCTGAGATACCCACCTCATTTTATTGTCTCTGTCAACGGGGCTCTGTCGTTCGCAGGACTCTATGCGATATACGTAACATTCCCAGCGGTCTGGGAACAAGACTACGGGTATTCCAGCTCGGAGGTAGGATACCTGTATCTAGTCCCTG GAATCTCACTTCTCATCGCTTCGGTATGCACCGGCCGATTTTCCGATTATCGCCGGGCCAAACTCCTCGCAGCAGCACGGCAATCCGGAAAGACTGTCGTACCTGAACAGCGTATCTCTCTCCAGATCTATGGCTTCATCATCACTGCCGCTGGGAAGGCCATGTACGGGTGGTTCACTCGCCATCACATCCATGCGAGCGCCGGGCTAGTTGGCTCCGGGATAG CCGCCGTCGGCACAGCTATCGTGTTTGTCACAAGTACATCATTCCAGACGGAATGCGACCCTTCTCAAGCCGCCAGTCTGGTGGCGTTGGCGGGATTAGTCCGCAATATCGCCGCCGCCATTGCTGCAGTGATCGTAGAAAAGATTGTGGTTCAGATCGGATATGGATGGTGTTTCACCGGACTCGCCGTTCTGGACGCCCTCTGTGTGGCGGGCGTTCTGGTGATCATCTGGAAGGGCCAGCTTTTCCGCGAGAGACGACAGAGAAGCATGGAGAACCGCACATGA
- the DTR1_2 gene encoding Dityrosine transporter 1 (EggNog:ENOG410PGPR~COG:G~TransMembrane:5 (i46-67o87-105i112-133o139-161i173-195o)), translating into MGSTTTEEAKSVPSDGSTPASLSAPPSPPPPAPAPYSAFPPARKQFILAIVTAVGFFGPLCGAVYLPSLVLFQDVFNTSVTVINASVSVYMAVFAIAPLFGAAAADYGGRKTVYMFALGSFLIANILLASLPATVGGLFVLRIFQAFGSCIVTSVGAGTVADIIEPAKRASALAIFLLGPQLGPILGPLIGGQFATESLWRWLFGFLGLNSF; encoded by the exons ATGGGCTCAACCACCACCGAAGAGGCAAAGTCCGTGCCGTCCGACGGTTCGACTCCCGCTTCTTTGTCTGCTCCTCCCAGTCCGCCTCCTCCCGCACCCGCACCGTATTCTGCCTTCCCACCTGCACGAAAGCAGTTTATTCTTGCTATTGTCACCGCTGTCGGCTTCTTCGGTCCGCTCTGCGGCGCCGTATACCTGCCTTCCCTGGTCCTCTTCCAGGACGTATTCAATACGTCAGTCACGGTGATCAATGCATCCGTATCAGTGTACATGGCAGTGTTCGCCATCGCG CCGCTCTTCGGTGCTGCTGCCGCCGACTACGGAGGGCGCAAGACCGTGTATATGTTTGCCCTTGGGAGTTTCTTGATTGCGAATATCCTTCTTGCATCCCTCCCGGCGACCGTGGGGGGACTGTTCGTGCTCCGGATATTTCAGGCGTTCGGCTCGTGTATTGTCACCTCTGTAGGTGCAGGGACAGTTGCAGATATAATCGAGCCTGCGAAACGAGCTTCAGCTCTTGCCATCTTCCTGCTGGGCCCTCAACTAGGGCCTATCCTTGGTCCCTTGATCGGTGGCCAGTTTGCTACGGAATCACTATGGAGGTGGCTATTCGGCTTTCTCGGTCTGAACTCCTTTTGA